The following coding sequences lie in one Apium graveolens cultivar Ventura chromosome 1, ASM990537v1, whole genome shotgun sequence genomic window:
- the LOC141685392 gene encoding uncharacterized protein LOC141685392 has protein sequence MRDRISAIAEVSNREIKRILEKVMSPSRKDWSLKLEESVWTYRTTFKTPLGISHFQLVYGKTCHLHPELEHKAYWALKKLNLDISVAGGKRMLQINELDEFCVLAYKNNKL, from the coding sequence atgagggatcgcatttctgcaatcgcagAAGTCTCTAATCGAGAGATCAAGCGAATCTTGGAGAAGGTTATgagtccatcaaggaaggattggtcatTGAAGCTAGAAGAATCCGTGTGGACCTATAGAACAACATTCAAGACTCCTCTAGGAATTTCGCATTTCCAGTTGGTGTATGGTAAGACATGTCATCTGCACCCTGAGTTAGaacataaagcgtattgggctttgaagaagctaAATCTTGACATATCGGTTGCTGGAGGAAAGAGAATGCTTCAAAttaatgaactcgatgagttttgTGTACTGGCTTATAAAAACAACAAGTTATAG